One window of Catharus ustulatus isolate bCatUst1 chromosome 3, bCatUst1.pri.v2, whole genome shotgun sequence genomic DNA carries:
- the ASF1A gene encoding histone chaperone ASF1A — MAKVQVNNVVVLDNPSPFYNPFQFEITFECIEDLSEDLEWKIIYVGSAESEEYDQVLDSVLVGPVPAGRHMFVFQADAPNPGLIPDADAVGVTVVLITCTYRGQEFIRVGYYVNNEYTETELRENPPVKPDFSKLQRNILASNPRVTRFHINWEDNTEKLEDAESSNPNLQSLLSTDALPSASKGWSTSENSLNVMLESHMDCM, encoded by the exons atggCAAAGGTTCAGGTGAACAATGTAGTGGTGTTGGATAATCCTTCTCCTTTCTACAATCCTTTCCAGTTCGAAATCACATTCGAGTGCATAGAGGACCTGTCTGAAG atttggaatggaaaataatttatgtgGGTTCAGCTGAAAGTGAAGAGTATGATCAGGTGTTAGATTCTGTTTTAGTTGGACCTGTTCCTGCAGGCAGACACATGTTTGTATTTCAG GCTGATGCACCTAACCCAGGGCTTATTCCAGATGCAGATGCAGTAGGTGTAACAGTTGTGCTAATTACATGCACTTACCGAGGTCAAGAATTTATTAGAGTTGGCTACTATGTAAACAATGAATATACTGAAACAGAACTGAGAGAGAATCCACCAGTAAAGCCAGATTTTTCTAAG ctTCAAAGGAATATTTTGGCATCTAATCCTAGAGTCACAAGATTCCACATTAATTGGGAGGACAACACTGAAAAACTGGAAGATGCAGAGAGCAGTAACCCAAATCTACAGTCCTTGCTTTCCACAGATGCATTACCTTCAGCATCAAAGGGGTGGTCAACATCAGAAAATTCACTAAATGTCATGTTAGAGTCTCATATGGACTGCATGTGA